Proteins from one Petrotoga miotherma DSM 10691 genomic window:
- a CDS encoding OmpA/MotB family protein: MPRKKREKKGEAPWMQTFSDMTTLLLTMFIALFSMATISPGKFQQAVVSLQSVFEGQPVGVLVGGRSISEEPLITSNPGIRQELLKIIEDERYKGKITIEETDKGTIISMKDIAFFRTGSAELTAEAKELLYRIGTIILEHTSNAIEVYGFTDDRPILPSSLYPSNWHLSAARAASVVSFFTTELKNRRLVEKMAEINSGQFDIDYFYNSDRFFPIGLGDSEITKEINLLRSEIDSRKSFALDQFTKGEINSAQLQQIEKELENEYNTRLNELRQKYRRIDILILRQRVR, encoded by the coding sequence ATGCCTAGAAAGAAAAGAGAGAAAAAAGGTGAAGCCCCATGGATGCAAACTTTCAGCGATATGACTACACTGTTGTTAACAATGTTTATCGCATTGTTTTCTATGGCAACTATATCACCTGGAAAATTTCAACAGGCGGTTGTTAGTTTACAAAGTGTATTCGAAGGTCAACCTGTTGGGGTACTAGTTGGAGGCAGAAGTATTTCCGAAGAACCTTTGATTACTTCTAATCCTGGAATTAGGCAAGAATTATTAAAAATTATAGAAGATGAAAGGTATAAAGGGAAAATTACTATTGAGGAAACGGATAAAGGGACGATAATATCTATGAAAGATATTGCCTTTTTTAGAACAGGGAGCGCTGAATTAACCGCCGAAGCGAAAGAGCTGTTGTATAGGATAGGTACGATAATATTAGAACACACATCTAATGCGATTGAAGTTTATGGTTTTACGGATGACAGGCCAATTTTACCTTCGAGTTTATATCCTTCTAATTGGCATTTGAGTGCAGCTAGAGCGGCAAGTGTAGTTAGTTTTTTTACCACAGAATTGAAAAATAGAAGGCTAGTAGAAAAGATGGCTGAGATTAATTCTGGACAATTTGATATAGATTATTTTTACAATTCAGATAGATTCTTCCCAATTGGTTTGGGAGATAGTGAAATAACGAAAGAAATTAACCTATTAAGGTCGGAAATTGATTCACGAAAATCCTTTGCTTTAGATCAATTCACAAAAGGAGAAATAAATTCTGCACAGTTACAGCAAATTGAAAAAGAATTAGAAAACGAATATAATACAAGATTGAATGAATTAAGGCAAAAATATAGAAGAATAGATATTCTTATACTAAGGCAAAGAGTAAGATAA
- a CDS encoding flagellar basal body-associated FliL family protein, which produces MENENITSEEGKTKKSKPSFLMTLIIVIVVALIISGITSFFIVRILTSNVASSSDQSSQVSATTPARVILIMEGSRYTMMLKGGYDIAVIDSLQLDVGSNQARDLITSNRLEVLEAIRMIFMNKTRGELSTPQGIELTKKQIKDTINEMLGFTGERESLGVIKVTMIIMTITTSQ; this is translated from the coding sequence TTGGAGAATGAAAATATAACTTCAGAAGAGGGAAAAACTAAAAAATCAAAGCCATCTTTTTTAATGACTTTAATAATAGTCATAGTTGTCGCTTTAATAATATCAGGAATCACGTCTTTTTTTATAGTGAGGATCCTGACGTCAAATGTTGCTTCAAGTTCTGATCAATCTTCACAAGTGTCCGCCACAACTCCTGCTAGAGTGATATTAATTATGGAAGGTTCTAGATATACTATGATGTTAAAAGGAGGATACGACATTGCTGTTATAGATTCTTTACAGTTAGATGTTGGAAGTAATCAGGCGAGAGATTTAATAACTTCCAACCGCTTAGAGGTGTTAGAGGCTATACGAATGATATTTATGAACAAAACAAGAGGTGAGCTTTCAACACCACAAGGCATAGAGTTAACTAAGAAACAAATAAAAGACACGATAAATGAAATGCTAGGATTTACAGGTGAAAGGGAAAGTTTGGGAGTTATAAAGGTGACAATGATTATAATGACCATAACAACTAGTCAATAA
- the fliM gene encoding flagellar motor switch protein FliM: MPEDETLTQEEIDSILKSMSSGEAPEEVLEEYQGEERRIKDYDFRRPMKFSREQLRTLQLIHESFARELSTYLSGRSRTFVDVKYASIDQITFSEFQKSLNSPTFIVIFSSEAFSGSAILQMGLDLGYVIIDRLLGGSGNTLEEIRPPTEIEMNILRKEAAVMLRMLSKSWSNIEEFDANLENLETNPQFVQVAPSNEMTILITLSVTIKNVQGFVNLCFPSSSLEPLNDKLTTRMWTTSYRHTEEFKENLRQTLLLSKLNLSAILGKAEIYLNDFLNMEVGDVIRLDSFYDEPIDLEIEERPIFKVNVGKSKGFYSVKIIEKNKELLERLLVEESMKKKTKKQDSSEKSETTEKTGDE; this comes from the coding sequence ATGCCTGAGGATGAAACCCTTACACAGGAAGAAATAGATAGTATTTTAAAATCAATGAGTTCTGGAGAAGCCCCCGAAGAAGTTCTTGAAGAATATCAAGGAGAAGAAAGAAGAATCAAAGACTACGATTTTCGAAGACCGATGAAGTTTTCGAGAGAACAACTAAGAACTCTCCAGTTAATCCATGAAAGTTTTGCGAGAGAGCTATCTACTTATCTTTCAGGCAGAAGTAGAACGTTTGTCGATGTTAAATATGCCAGTATTGATCAAATTACTTTCTCAGAATTCCAAAAATCATTAAACTCACCAACCTTTATTGTTATTTTTTCGTCCGAAGCTTTTTCAGGAAGCGCTATTTTGCAAATGGGCTTAGACTTGGGATACGTTATAATAGACAGACTTTTAGGGGGATCTGGGAACACTCTTGAAGAGATTCGGCCTCCTACGGAGATAGAAATGAACATTTTAAGAAAAGAAGCTGCAGTTATGTTGAGAATGCTATCAAAATCTTGGTCAAACATAGAGGAATTTGATGCCAATTTGGAAAATTTAGAAACTAATCCCCAATTTGTTCAAGTTGCCCCTTCAAATGAGATGACAATTCTTATAACACTATCTGTTACGATAAAAAATGTACAAGGTTTTGTAAATCTTTGTTTCCCGTCCTCTTCATTGGAACCTTTGAACGATAAATTGACAACAAGAATGTGGACTACCTCGTACAGACATACTGAAGAATTTAAAGAAAATCTAAGACAAACGTTGCTACTTTCAAAGTTAAATTTATCCGCTATACTTGGTAAAGCAGAGATATATTTAAACGATTTTTTGAATATGGAAGTTGGTGATGTAATACGCTTAGATTCTTTTTACGACGAGCCAATAGATTTAGAAATTGAAGAAAGACCTATATTCAAAGTAAATGTAGGTAAGAGTAAAGGTTTTTACAGTGTAAAGATCATTGAGAAAAACAAAGAACTTTTAGAAAGACTTCTTGTTGAAGAAAGCATGAAAAAAAAGACAAAAAAGCAAGATTCCTCTGAAAAAAGTGAAACCACTGAAAAAACAGGAGATGAATGA
- the fliY gene encoding flagellar motor switch phosphatase FliY, producing the protein MPENEFLNQNELDSLLKGLNNTDDPKESEENSTVDEKLDSLLDVIGEIANITMGSGATTLSTLLRKKIEIQYPQTDIIKFKNITTNFEGENVVVTVEYKKGLYGLNTLVLPLNLTNIIADLMLGKDVENIEERELDDISLSAVSEAMNQMMGTASTALSDFLKTNIDISPPNSRVLNFSDPNIEFPPIETDKEAYVISIKFNVKITGVAETTFWQFIPMKFAQKIKELMEKTFGKVKVKEEGSTNSNAQEKSNSNVIKEKKVKVQPVEFGEFEKKEEPISQNIDLSKLELLLDVPLELKVELGSTKLNLREILELHEGSMIQLNKLAGEPLDIYANGRLIARGEVVVIDENFGIRITEIVSLRERMKTLK; encoded by the coding sequence ATGCCTGAAAACGAATTTTTAAATCAAAACGAATTAGATTCATTATTAAAAGGGTTAAATAACACTGATGATCCAAAGGAAAGCGAGGAAAACTCAACTGTAGATGAAAAACTAGACTCACTTTTGGATGTGATTGGTGAAATTGCAAATATCACAATGGGTTCTGGGGCAACAACCCTTTCAACTTTGCTAAGAAAAAAGATAGAAATCCAATATCCTCAAACAGATATTATTAAATTTAAAAATATAACAACAAATTTTGAGGGGGAGAATGTTGTTGTTACAGTAGAGTACAAAAAAGGTTTGTATGGTTTAAACACTTTAGTATTACCTTTGAATTTAACTAATATAATAGCGGACTTAATGCTAGGAAAAGACGTAGAAAATATCGAAGAAAGAGAATTAGATGACATTAGTTTAAGCGCTGTCTCTGAAGCAATGAATCAAATGATGGGCACAGCTTCAACTGCTTTATCGGATTTTCTAAAAACAAATATCGATATTTCTCCACCAAACAGTCGAGTACTGAATTTTTCTGATCCCAATATTGAATTTCCCCCGATAGAAACCGACAAGGAAGCTTATGTTATCTCCATAAAGTTCAACGTGAAAATCACTGGAGTAGCTGAAACGACTTTCTGGCAATTTATACCAATGAAATTTGCTCAAAAAATTAAAGAACTTATGGAAAAAACTTTTGGTAAGGTTAAAGTTAAGGAAGAAGGCTCAACAAATTCAAATGCGCAAGAAAAAAGTAATTCCAACGTGATCAAAGAGAAAAAAGTTAAGGTTCAACCTGTAGAATTTGGTGAGTTTGAAAAAAAGGAAGAACCTATCTCCCAAAATATAGATCTATCAAAGTTGGAACTCTTGCTTGATGTTCCTTTAGAACTAAAAGTTGAGTTAGGATCAACTAAATTAAATCTTAGAGAGATCTTAGAGTTGCATGAAGGCTCAATGATACAGTTAAATAAATTGGCAGGGGAGCCCTTGGACATATACGCCAATGGAAGATTAATTGCTAGAGGCGAAGTTGTAGTTATCGATGAGAATTTTGGAATTAGAATAACAGAAATCGTCTCGTTAAGAGAAAGGATGAAAACCCTGAAATGA